A window of the Streptomyces griseochromogenes genome harbors these coding sequences:
- a CDS encoding single-stranded DNA-binding protein — MNETVVCVVGNVATPPVYRELAAGPSARFRLAVTSRYWDREKSAWTDGHTNFFTVWANRQLAVNVAASVEVGQPVVVQGRLKVRTEVREGQQSWASADIDAVAVGHDLARGTALFRRAAKPEAQAATARPEPVWETPPVGTPDGEQAQQHPEPAAVT; from the coding sequence ATGAACGAGACCGTGGTCTGTGTGGTGGGCAACGTGGCGACGCCGCCGGTGTACCGGGAGCTGGCGGCCGGCCCGTCGGCGCGATTCCGGCTGGCGGTGACCTCGCGCTACTGGGACCGGGAGAAGAGCGCCTGGACGGACGGGCACACCAACTTCTTCACGGTGTGGGCCAACCGTCAGCTCGCCGTGAACGTGGCGGCGTCGGTGGAGGTGGGGCAGCCCGTGGTCGTGCAGGGCCGGCTGAAGGTGCGCACGGAGGTGCGCGAGGGGCAGCAGAGCTGGGCGTCGGCCGACATCGACGCGGTGGCCGTCGGCCATGACCTGGCGCGGGGCACGGCGCTCTTCCGCCGGGCGGCCAAGCCGGAGGCTCAGGCGGCGACGGCACGCCCGGAGCCCGTCTGGGAGACACCGCCCGTCGGCACACCGGACGGCGAGCAGGCACAACAGCACCCGGAACCAGCGGCGGTGACATGA
- a CDS encoding YfjP family GTPase, whose translation MTAVADHDHTDHTDHMDHLNHLNQLNPRNPMGHSEQGDGSKAAESGSTDRVNGRPQGEGEAGDLRRPVDGGSGDALPGTGSSPERAAETGADTRPQDRDTQRDGGRHARVPEERVDGAGRERHARVPKERVDSPDRERHARVAAPAGDADARNGSRARTKDGGTAGNTGAAGARGAPAAAGGTAGVRGTGRTNGKAGDSGNAGIPRKTGDAGKAADAEKAAGGGPVGLGQDDDADLVEVWDDGLIARRVTENTAAALAEGGASALDKPARAPGSSRIPARLAYDGPLRSRLDALRELVGLSRNRLDSSTLAEAGRVLDEAAARRKLSGQHTVVAIAGATGSGKSQLFNSLAGTPISETGVRRPTTAAPIACSWSDGAAGLIDRLGIPGRLRRRPVQSPESEAQLHGLVLIDLPDHDSAAVQHREHVDRILKLVDAVIWVVDPEKYADAVLHERYLRPLAGHAEVMFIVLNQIDRLPGEAADQVLDDLRRLLDEDGVALGEYGEPGATVLALSALTGDGVAELRESLGDFVAERGAAARRVAADLDAAADRLRPSYATGRRVGLSEEAREEFADRLADAVGATAAGEAAERAWLRNANRACGTPWLRLWRWYQGRGEHTTGRLPVRAQADEETTARQRVEQAVRTVTDRASAGLPAPWAQAVREASARGSQGLSEALDELAARAGLPPGRPPRPGWWPVAVLVQAAMTLLQIVGGAWLAGQIAGVMAPNLGVPVLLMVCGIVGGPLVEWACRMAARGPARRYGMDAERRLREAAAGCGRARVLDPLAAELLRYREVREQYGRVARSGAKAGVG comes from the coding sequence GTGACCGCCGTCGCCGACCACGACCACACGGACCACACCGATCACATGGATCACCTGAATCATCTGAACCAACTGAATCCCCGGAACCCCATGGGACACAGCGAGCAGGGCGATGGCTCCAAGGCAGCGGAGTCCGGGTCCACGGACCGCGTCAACGGACGGCCCCAAGGGGAGGGAGAGGCCGGTGACCTCCGCCGGCCGGTGGACGGCGGCTCCGGCGACGCCCTTCCCGGAACGGGCTCCTCCCCGGAACGTGCCGCCGAGACCGGTGCCGACACCCGGCCGCAGGACCGGGACACGCAGAGGGACGGCGGGCGGCACGCGCGTGTGCCCGAGGAGCGCGTGGACGGCGCGGGCAGGGAGCGGCACGCGCGTGTGCCCAAGGAGCGGGTGGACAGCCCGGACCGGGAGCGCCACGCGCGCGTGGCGGCCCCCGCCGGTGACGCCGACGCGAGGAACGGTTCGCGCGCACGAACCAAGGACGGCGGGACGGCCGGGAACACCGGGGCCGCCGGGGCCAGGGGAGCGCCGGCCGCGGCCGGCGGAACCGCCGGGGTCAGGGGAACCGGCAGGACCAACGGAAAGGCCGGGGACTCCGGCAACGCCGGGATCCCGAGGAAGACCGGGGACGCGGGGAAGGCCGCGGACGCGGAGAAGGCCGCCGGCGGCGGGCCGGTCGGCCTCGGCCAGGACGACGACGCCGACCTCGTCGAGGTCTGGGACGACGGTCTCATCGCCCGGCGGGTGACCGAGAACACCGCGGCCGCCCTGGCCGAAGGGGGCGCCTCCGCACTCGACAAGCCCGCGCGCGCTCCGGGCAGCAGCCGCATCCCGGCACGGCTGGCCTACGACGGCCCCCTCCGCTCCCGCCTGGACGCCCTGCGCGAACTCGTCGGCCTCTCCCGTAACCGCCTGGACAGCAGCACCCTCGCCGAGGCGGGCCGTGTCCTGGACGAGGCGGCCGCCCGGCGCAAGCTCTCCGGGCAGCACACCGTCGTCGCCATCGCGGGTGCCACCGGCAGCGGAAAGTCGCAGTTGTTCAACTCGCTCGCCGGAACGCCCATTTCGGAGACCGGCGTACGGCGCCCGACCACCGCGGCCCCGATCGCCTGCAGCTGGAGCGACGGCGCGGCGGGCCTCATCGACCGGCTCGGCATCCCCGGCCGACTGCGCCGGCGGCCCGTACAGAGCCCGGAGAGCGAGGCGCAACTGCACGGGCTCGTCCTGATCGACCTGCCCGACCACGACTCGGCGGCGGTCCAGCACCGCGAACACGTCGACCGGATCCTGAAGCTGGTCGACGCGGTCATCTGGGTGGTCGACCCGGAGAAGTACGCCGACGCCGTCCTCCACGAGCGCTATCTGCGGCCCTTGGCAGGCCACGCCGAGGTCATGTTCATCGTCCTCAACCAGATCGACCGGCTGCCCGGAGAGGCCGCCGACCAGGTCCTCGACGATCTGCGCCGGCTGCTGGACGAGGACGGCGTGGCGCTCGGCGAGTACGGCGAACCGGGCGCCACCGTGCTCGCGCTGTCCGCGCTCACCGGCGACGGCGTCGCCGAACTGCGCGAGTCACTGGGCGATTTCGTGGCGGAGCGCGGCGCGGCGGCCCGCCGGGTCGCGGCCGACCTGGACGCCGCGGCGGACCGCCTGCGGCCCTCCTACGCCACCGGCCGGCGCGTCGGCCTCAGCGAGGAGGCACGGGAGGAGTTCGCCGACCGGCTCGCGGACGCCGTGGGCGCCACCGCGGCCGGCGAGGCCGCAGAACGCGCCTGGCTGCGCAACGCCAACCGTGCCTGCGGTACCCCCTGGCTGCGGCTGTGGCGCTGGTACCAGGGCCGCGGCGAACACACGACCGGCCGGCTCCCGGTGCGCGCACAGGCCGACGAGGAGACCACGGCCCGCCAGCGGGTCGAGCAGGCGGTCCGTACGGTGACCGACCGGGCCTCGGCCGGTCTGCCCGCGCCGTGGGCACAGGCGGTGCGCGAGGCGTCCGCACGCGGCTCCCAGGGCCTGTCCGAGGCGCTGGACGAGCTGGCGGCGCGCGCCGGACTGCCACCGGGGCGGCCGCCCAGGCCGGGGTGGTGGCCGGTCGCCGTGCTGGTCCAGGCGGCCATGACCCTGCTGCAGATCGTGGGCGGTGCGTGGCTGGCGGGCCAGATCGCCGGCGTCATGGCGCCCAACCTCGGGGTGCCGGTCCTGCTGATGGTGTGCGGGATCGTCGGCGGGCCGCTGGTCGAGTGGGCCTGCCGGATGGCGGCCAGAGGTCCGGCGCGGCGGTACGGCATGGACGCCGAAAGACGGCTGCGGGAGGCGGCCGCGGGCTGCGGCCGGGCCCGGGTGCTCGATCCACTGGCGGCGGAGCTGCTGCGCTACCGGGAGGTGCGCGAACAGTACGGGCGGGTGGCGCGGTCCGGGGCCAAGGCCGGGGTGGGGTGA
- a CDS encoding dynamin family protein, whose protein sequence is MVTLDVRPQLLDALSELRDRVAAARFPLPLAGAPRARANRDELLAQLDDYLVPRLREPAAPLLAVVGGSTGAGKSTLVNSLVGRRVSEAGVLRPTTRTPVLVCHPEDHHWFSGLRVLPDLTRVWAPDQDAGDDLLVSGEDSPRALRVVTADTLPRGLALLDAPDIDSLIAENRVLAARLICAADVWVMVTTAARYADAIPWHLLRTAKEYDATLVSVLDRVPHQVVSEVSRHYGALLTKAGLGDVPRFTVPELPESAWGGGLLPASAVAALRTWLVHHVQDSGDRQQVLARTAHGLLDSLKSRLPELAGAAAAQYAAALRLTSAIDGAYDSEDERVRGRLKSGAVLAGDALKRWRAFPLDCTAGELLDALVESLASLLVCSVTAADERIDEAWRREPAADAPALAGRDPSMENAEHRIGLAVRRWRRELEEYAEDEVREFDRNGAPDSEAVAALVATVLLGGRRARNAGEGLAQRIGPHGALRLRDRAGRLLTEHVDRVMHRERERRLAPLDALDVNADPQAEIIAALSVLQKERCP, encoded by the coding sequence GTGGTGACCTTGGACGTACGGCCTCAGCTGCTCGACGCACTCTCCGAACTGCGCGACCGCGTCGCAGCCGCACGCTTTCCGCTGCCCCTGGCCGGGGCCCCACGCGCGCGTGCCAACCGCGACGAGCTGCTCGCCCAGCTCGACGACTATCTGGTGCCCCGGCTGCGGGAGCCCGCTGCGCCCCTGCTCGCCGTCGTCGGCGGGTCCACCGGGGCCGGCAAGTCGACCCTGGTGAATTCCCTCGTGGGACGGCGGGTCAGCGAGGCGGGTGTGCTGCGGCCGACGACCCGCACACCTGTCCTGGTGTGCCATCCGGAGGACCATCACTGGTTCAGCGGTCTGCGCGTGCTGCCCGACCTCACCCGCGTGTGGGCCCCCGACCAGGACGCGGGAGACGATCTCCTGGTCTCCGGCGAGGACTCCCCGCGCGCGCTGCGCGTCGTGACCGCCGACACGCTCCCGCGCGGGCTCGCCCTGCTCGACGCCCCCGACATCGACTCGCTGATCGCCGAGAACCGTGTCCTGGCCGCCCGGCTGATCTGCGCAGCCGACGTCTGGGTCATGGTCACCACGGCGGCCCGCTACGCCGACGCCATCCCCTGGCACCTGTTGCGCACCGCCAAGGAGTACGACGCCACCCTGGTGAGCGTCCTCGACCGCGTGCCGCACCAGGTCGTCTCGGAGGTGTCCCGGCATTACGGCGCCCTGCTCACCAAGGCCGGGCTCGGCGACGTACCCCGCTTCACCGTGCCCGAGCTGCCCGAGTCGGCCTGGGGCGGCGGCCTGCTGCCGGCCAGCGCCGTGGCAGCCCTGCGGACCTGGCTCGTGCATCACGTCCAGGACTCGGGGGACCGCCAGCAGGTCCTGGCCCGTACGGCGCACGGCCTCCTCGACTCGCTGAAATCGCGCCTGCCCGAGCTGGCCGGGGCCGCGGCCGCCCAGTACGCGGCCGCGCTCCGGCTCACCTCGGCCATCGACGGGGCGTACGACAGCGAGGACGAGCGCGTGCGTGGCCGGCTGAAGTCCGGGGCCGTACTCGCCGGGGACGCTCTCAAGCGATGGCGGGCCTTCCCGCTCGACTGCACCGCGGGCGAACTGCTGGACGCGCTCGTGGAGAGCCTCGCCTCGCTGCTGGTGTGCTCCGTCACCGCCGCCGACGAGCGCATCGACGAGGCGTGGCGGCGCGAGCCCGCCGCGGACGCTCCCGCGCTCGCCGGGCGGGATCCCTCCATGGAGAACGCCGAGCACCGCATCGGGCTCGCGGTACGGCGCTGGCGCCGGGAGCTGGAGGAGTACGCCGAGGACGAGGTGCGGGAATTCGACCGCAACGGCGCCCCCGACTCCGAGGCCGTCGCCGCCTTGGTCGCCACCGTGCTGCTGGGCGGGCGTCGGGCACGCAACGCGGGCGAAGGGCTCGCCCAGCGGATCGGCCCCCACGGCGCGCTGCGGCTGCGTGACCGGGCCGGGCGCCTGCTGACCGAACACGTCGACCGCGTCATGCACCGCGAGCGTGAACGGCGCCTCGCCCCGCTCGACGCGCTGGACGTCAATGCCGACCCCCAGGCCGAAATCATTGCCGCGCTGTCCGTACTGCAGAAGGAGAGGTGCCCGTGA
- a CDS encoding condensation domain-containing protein, with product MRISDIQRCEVRPGQLVEWTFSPATVAAATALPTDSRPPAYIQEGHIRTARSVREDGLFVPTWVGAAFDLPGRAELDALEEALRGWTLRHETLRSGFRWAGDEMHRFTLDEDDVSLRREVIGDFTDEGALVRYLQDRFDVAADALGWPNLIYTAVVRDDSTSVYMAFDHTNVDAYSIQRIPDEIHELYTEGLAGRAVAQTPVSSYVDFCEQERANADGIDDTHAIVDCWREFIGRCDGKLPDFPVDLGLRPGDALPAQKLIREPLVDADAAAAFEAYCRPYGGSLVGILAATSLIVHEIGGQPVYRTVVPFHTRLKSTWADSVGWYVGAAPIEVSAARDFDGALVAVRAELQANRSLARIPLARVLRLLGADFRPTSPDLHSIVSYVDARVVPGADRWSERKAYGLMRVSYGDQVCAWVNRLHEGLWFACRYPDTDIAYKNVRRYLEGLRNLVVSVAARERIRAKQPTFS from the coding sequence GTGCGAATTTCTGACATCCAGCGCTGCGAGGTCCGGCCCGGACAGCTCGTCGAGTGGACGTTCAGCCCGGCGACCGTCGCGGCGGCGACAGCGCTGCCGACGGACTCGCGCCCGCCGGCGTACATCCAGGAGGGGCACATCAGAACGGCGCGATCGGTGCGCGAGGACGGCCTGTTCGTGCCGACCTGGGTCGGCGCGGCGTTCGATCTGCCGGGCCGCGCGGAACTGGACGCGCTGGAGGAGGCGCTGCGCGGCTGGACACTGCGGCACGAGACGCTGCGCAGCGGCTTCCGGTGGGCCGGGGACGAGATGCACCGGTTCACCCTCGACGAGGACGATGTGTCGCTGCGCCGCGAGGTGATCGGCGACTTCACCGACGAGGGCGCGCTGGTGCGGTACTTGCAGGACCGATTCGACGTGGCCGCGGACGCGCTCGGCTGGCCGAACCTCATCTACACGGCGGTCGTCCGCGACGACTCCACCAGCGTGTACATGGCCTTCGACCACACCAACGTCGACGCCTACTCCATCCAGCGCATCCCGGACGAGATCCACGAGCTGTACACGGAAGGGCTCGCGGGCCGTGCCGTGGCCCAGACGCCGGTCAGCAGTTATGTGGACTTCTGCGAGCAGGAGCGCGCGAACGCGGACGGCATCGACGACACGCACGCGATCGTCGACTGCTGGCGGGAGTTCATCGGCCGCTGCGACGGCAAGCTCCCGGACTTCCCCGTCGACCTGGGACTGCGCCCCGGCGACGCCCTGCCCGCCCAGAAGCTGATCCGCGAGCCGCTCGTGGACGCGGACGCCGCCGCCGCGTTCGAGGCGTACTGCAGGCCTTACGGCGGCAGTCTGGTCGGCATCCTGGCCGCGACCAGCCTGATCGTCCACGAGATCGGCGGGCAGCCGGTCTACCGCACGGTCGTGCCGTTCCACACCCGGCTGAAGTCCACCTGGGCGGACTCCGTGGGCTGGTACGTCGGCGCCGCTCCGATCGAGGTGTCCGCGGCGCGGGACTTCGACGGGGCACTCGTGGCGGTACGCGCCGAGCTGCAGGCCAACCGGTCATTGGCGCGTATCCCGTTGGCCCGGGTCCTGCGCCTGCTCGGCGCGGACTTCCGCCCGACCTCGCCCGACCTGCACTCGATCGTCTCGTACGTCGACGCCCGCGTCGTCCCGGGCGCGGACCGCTGGTCCGAGCGCAAGGCGTACGGGCTGATGCGGGTGTCGTACGGCGACCAGGTGTGCGCATGGGTCAACCGGCTGCACGAGGGCCTGTGGTTCGCCTGCCGCTACCCGGACACCGACATCGCGTACAAGAACGTGCGGCGCTATCTCGAGGGTCTGCGGAACCTGGTCGTGTCCGTGGCCGCGCGTGAGCGTATCCGGGCCAAGCAGCCGACTTTCTCGTAA
- a CDS encoding tyrosinase family protein encodes MAYTRKDVSTLTSTERRRLVGALLEIKRRGEYDEFVRMHIAYNTPDGEHGLRAAHMTPSFLPWHRKFLLELERALRRVDPSVTVPYWDWTRDRTTASVPWLDDLLGGNGRRSDRQVTTGPFAYRAGHWKINEGVTDGHYLTRDLGRARAPIELPTARDVESALADPVYDTAPWDSTVTRGFRNKLEGWGAGRGSVSWHNHNRVHRWVGGMMLGGGAANDPVFWLHHSFVDLQWTRWQQRHPEHRYLPAEPPGAHDAEHHRIVARHERLPPWDVTPDQLEDLSEIYQYV; translated from the coding sequence ATGGCGTACACGCGTAAGGACGTGAGCACCCTGACCAGCACCGAGCGACGGCGGCTCGTGGGTGCCCTGCTGGAGATCAAACGGCGCGGTGAGTACGACGAGTTCGTACGGATGCACATCGCGTACAACACCCCCGACGGCGAACACGGGCTGCGCGCCGCCCACATGACGCCCTCCTTCCTGCCCTGGCACCGCAAGTTCCTGCTGGAACTGGAGCGCGCGCTGCGCCGGGTGGACCCATCGGTGACGGTGCCGTACTGGGACTGGACCCGCGATCGCACGACCGCCTCCGTGCCGTGGCTGGACGATCTGCTCGGCGGCAACGGACGGCGCTCGGACCGGCAGGTGACGACCGGCCCGTTCGCCTACCGGGCGGGCCACTGGAAGATCAACGAGGGTGTGACCGACGGGCATTACCTCACCCGCGACCTCGGCCGCGCCCGCGCCCCGATCGAGCTGCCGACCGCCCGCGATGTGGAGTCGGCGCTGGCCGACCCGGTCTACGACACGGCGCCCTGGGACTCGACGGTCACCCGGGGGTTCCGCAACAAGCTGGAGGGCTGGGGGGCGGGCCGGGGCAGCGTCTCCTGGCACAACCACAACCGGGTGCACCGCTGGGTCGGCGGCATGATGCTCGGCGGCGGCGCCGCCAACGACCCCGTCTTCTGGCTGCACCACTCCTTCGTCGACCTGCAGTGGACCCGCTGGCAGCAGCGGCACCCCGAACACCGCTACCTCCCGGCCGAGCCGCCCGGAGCCCACGACGCCGAGCACCACAGGATCGTGGCCCGGCACGAGAGGCTGCCGCCGTGGGACGTGACGCCGGACCAGCTGGAGGACCTGAGTGAGATCTACCAGTACGTGTGA
- a CDS encoding tyrosinase family oxidase copper chaperone → MVQGIGRVPMSGQRGTPGAGGTRRDATRRLLFSAVAVALAPVAAACQRPPRSQDDGRQAAAFDETYRGRHIHGVQVPAATEVPPLDRSRERGRAAGRWEVTVDGRPLHLMRRADGTWLSMVDHYRSYPTPLEAARAAVDELSPGEQLRDLAPGPMGGGPMQTGGEHGVHA, encoded by the coding sequence ATGGTCCAAGGCATCGGCCGAGTGCCGATGAGCGGGCAGCGCGGGACACCGGGGGCGGGCGGAACACGGCGGGACGCGACGCGGAGGCTGCTCTTCTCGGCCGTCGCCGTGGCGCTCGCCCCCGTGGCCGCGGCCTGTCAGCGGCCCCCGCGTTCCCAGGACGACGGCCGGCAGGCCGCCGCCTTCGACGAGACCTACCGCGGCCGCCACATCCACGGCGTCCAGGTCCCCGCGGCGACGGAGGTCCCCCCGCTCGATCGAAGCCGAGAGCGGGGGAGGGCCGCCGGCCGGTGGGAGGTCACGGTCGACGGCCGCCCGCTGCACCTGATGCGCCGCGCCGACGGCACCTGGCTGAGCATGGTCGACCACTACCGCTCGTACCCGACCCCGCTCGAAGCGGCCCGCGCGGCGGTCGACGAGCTGAGCCCCGGAGAGCAGCTGCGCGACCTGGCACCGGGGCCGATGGGCGGAGGGCCGATGCAGACGGGTGGCGAGCATGGCGTACACGCGTAA
- a CDS encoding vitamin K epoxide reductase family protein, with translation MTSAEPAHRTAGGGGLALLLVLTGAAGLLASWVITLDKFKLLENPHFTPGCSLNPVVSCGSVMKSAQAAVFGFPNPMLGLVAYGVVICVGMSLLAGAAFPRWYWLTFDAGCVFGIGFVSWLQFESLYRINALCLWCCLAWVATIVLFWYVTSFAVQHRFLPAPAGLRTFFAEFTWVLPLLHTGVVGMLILTRWWDFWTR, from the coding sequence GTGACGTCGGCGGAGCCGGCGCACCGGACCGCGGGCGGCGGCGGCCTCGCACTGCTCCTGGTCCTCACCGGCGCGGCCGGGCTGCTGGCCTCCTGGGTCATCACTCTCGACAAGTTCAAGCTGCTGGAGAACCCGCACTTCACGCCCGGATGCAGCCTGAACCCGGTGGTGTCCTGCGGCAGCGTCATGAAGAGCGCGCAGGCCGCGGTGTTCGGATTCCCCAATCCGATGCTGGGCCTGGTGGCCTACGGCGTCGTGATCTGCGTCGGCATGAGCCTGCTGGCCGGCGCCGCGTTCCCCCGCTGGTACTGGCTCACCTTCGACGCGGGCTGTGTGTTCGGCATCGGGTTCGTGTCGTGGCTGCAGTTCGAGTCGCTGTACCGGATCAACGCGCTGTGCCTGTGGTGCTGCCTCGCCTGGGTCGCCACGATCGTGCTGTTCTGGTACGTGACGTCGTTCGCCGTACAGCACCGGTTCCTGCCCGCGCCGGCCGGGCTGCGGACGTTCTTCGCCGAGTTCACCTGGGTGTTGCCCCTGCTGCACACCGGAGTCGTCGGCATGCTGATCCTGACCCGCTGGTGGGACTTCTGGACCAGATGA
- a CDS encoding AMP-dependent synthetase/ligase: MGVRRDLRRARRRTDLAARTRIERIRDDDGTVREVRVAPLAPRSTRGSTADIPFTNAREAPGAVVLRRRENGAWRPVTAADFAREVTAVAKGLIAAGLEPGGRVALMSRTRYEWTVLDFAIWAAGGQSVPVYATSSAEQVEWIVRDSGARFVMVETDENAGTVATGTARHPEPPRVWRLDAGALPELAALGRDVPDEEVTKRRTALAPDTVATLCYTSGTTGRPKGCVLTHANLHAEAANTVELLHPIFKAATGQAAATLLFLPLAHILGRTVQIACLLARIELGHCPSIRPDELRPMLKEFRPTFLAGVPYLFEKIHDAGRATAERIGRGASFDRADRVGVRFAEAYLDKFLGTGKGPGIGLYAAWALYDLLVYRRIRKELGGRVHYAISGGSPLDRDLSLFFQAAGILVFEGYGLTETSAAATIVPPLNPRPGTVGLPVPGTAVRIADDGEVLIEGGVVFGSYWNNPAATEAVLTDGWFATGDLGSLDQDGCLTITGRKKDILVTSGGKNVSPAVLEDRLRSRPLIGQCVVVGDRRPFVAALVTLDPEAVAHRLSAGELPPDTPMSEVVRDPRIRAEVQRAVDYANEAVSRAESIRAFALVEGEFSEENGLLTPSLKVKRHAVTTAYAERIAALYGDG; this comes from the coding sequence ATGGGCGTACGCAGGGATCTGAGACGGGCGCGGCGGCGCACCGACCTGGCGGCGCGTACGCGAATCGAGCGGATCAGGGACGACGACGGCACGGTGCGCGAGGTCCGCGTGGCTCCCCTGGCACCCCGGAGCACCCGCGGCAGCACTGCCGACATCCCGTTCACCAACGCCCGGGAGGCCCCCGGCGCCGTGGTCCTGCGCCGCAGGGAGAACGGCGCCTGGCGCCCGGTGACGGCCGCGGACTTCGCCCGCGAGGTCACCGCCGTCGCCAAGGGACTGATCGCCGCCGGCCTCGAACCAGGAGGCCGGGTCGCCCTGATGTCCCGCACCCGCTACGAGTGGACGGTCCTGGACTTCGCGATCTGGGCCGCCGGCGGCCAGAGTGTCCCGGTCTACGCCACCTCCTCCGCCGAGCAGGTGGAGTGGATCGTCCGCGACTCCGGCGCCCGTTTCGTCATGGTGGAGACCGACGAGAACGCCGGGACGGTCGCCACCGGCACCGCCCGCCACCCCGAACCCCCGCGCGTGTGGCGGCTCGACGCCGGAGCGCTGCCCGAACTGGCCGCCCTCGGCCGGGACGTGCCCGACGAGGAGGTAACCAAGCGCCGTACGGCCCTCGCGCCCGATACGGTGGCCACCCTCTGCTACACCTCCGGCACCACCGGACGGCCCAAGGGCTGTGTGCTCACCCACGCCAATCTCCACGCCGAGGCGGCCAACACGGTCGAGCTGCTCCACCCGATCTTCAAGGCGGCCACCGGCCAGGCGGCCGCCACCCTCCTCTTCCTGCCGCTCGCCCACATCCTGGGCCGCACGGTGCAGATCGCCTGTCTGCTGGCGCGGATCGAGCTGGGCCACTGCCCGAGCATCAGGCCGGACGAACTGCGCCCGATGCTCAAGGAGTTCCGGCCCACCTTCCTGGCAGGCGTGCCGTACCTCTTCGAGAAGATCCACGACGCCGGGCGCGCCACCGCCGAGCGGATCGGCCGGGGCGCGTCCTTCGACCGCGCCGACCGTGTCGGGGTGCGCTTCGCGGAGGCGTACCTGGACAAGTTCCTCGGCACGGGCAAGGGCCCGGGTATCGGCCTGTACGCCGCCTGGGCGCTGTACGACCTGCTGGTCTACCGGCGCATCCGCAAGGAACTCGGCGGCCGGGTGCACTATGCCATCAGCGGCGGCTCGCCGCTCGACCGCGATCTCAGCCTCTTCTTCCAGGCGGCCGGCATCCTCGTCTTCGAGGGCTACGGCCTGACCGAGACCTCCGCCGCCGCCACCATCGTGCCGCCGCTGAACCCGCGTCCCGGCACGGTCGGTCTCCCGGTCCCCGGCACCGCGGTACGCATCGCCGACGACGGGGAGGTGCTCATCGAGGGCGGGGTGGTCTTCGGATCGTACTGGAACAACCCGGCGGCCACGGAGGCGGTGCTCACCGACGGCTGGTTCGCCACCGGCGACCTGGGCTCGCTGGACCAGGACGGCTGTCTCACCATCACCGGCCGCAAGAAGGACATCCTCGTCACCTCGGGCGGCAAGAACGTCTCCCCGGCCGTCCTGGAGGACCGGCTGCGCAGCCGCCCGCTGATCGGCCAGTGCGTCGTGGTCGGCGACCGGCGCCCCTTCGTCGCCGCCCTCGTCACCCTCGACCCCGAGGCGGTCGCCCACCGACTGTCGGCCGGTGAACTGCCCCCGGACACACCGATGTCGGAGGTCGTCCGGGACCCGCGGATCCGCGCCGAGGTGCAGCGGGCCGTGGACTACGCCAACGAGGCCGTCTCCCGCGCCGAGTCGATCCGCGCCTTCGCGCTGGTCGAGGGCGAGTTCAGCGAGGAGAACGGGCTGCTCACCCCGTCCCTGAAGGTCAAGCGGCACGCGGTGACGACCGCGTACGCGGAGCGGATCGCGGCGCTGTACGGCGACGGGTGA